The DNA window TGCGGGTTCGGCGTCGGGGAGGATCTCGTCGCCGCCGGGTTCGCGTCTCCAGACGCGTTGGGCCGTACCATCGCGGTCCTGAACACCCGACTCGCGGCCGACCTGGGGCTGCCCGCCGACGCCGCGGTGTGCGTACGGCTGACCGCGTTGCTGGAAGGACTGGCGGCCGGGTTCACGGCCGCGGTGCACGACCGCAGCCTGGACGCCCAGGATGCCGTCCGCCTGGCCGCGTTGGCCGCGCAGGCACGCGCCGAGCAGGCACTACGGGCCAACGAGGCCCGCTTCCGGCATCTCGCCACCCACGACGCGTGAACGCCCTGGGTCACACCCTCGGGCTCACCGTCACCGCCGAAGGCATCGAGACCGCCAGCCGGGCCCGGCGGATGCGCGCCGCCGGCTGCGACACCGGCCAGGGCTGGTACTTCGGTCGGCCGGTACCGCCGGGCGAGATCACCCGACGCGTCGCCGCCCAGCGGCGCTGACCGCCGGCCCGGTAGGTCTGACGGCCCGCCGGTGACGTTGACGGCCAGGCCGGCAACCCTGACATCTGATCGCGTTTCCGCAGCTGTCGGCCCACCCTCACGCGACCAGCGCTGTCACGATTGGCTGCGGGGCGGGTGCTGGGCCCGTCTGCTACGGTCGCCGCCATGGCTGCCGTATGGCGGATCGCGAACTATCACCAGGCCAAGGCGCCGGTGACCGACCCGGTCACCAAGTTCGGCGGTCAGCCC is part of the Micromonospora olivasterospora genome and encodes:
- a CDS encoding EAL domain-containing protein, which produces MNALGHTLGLTVTAEGIETASRARRMRAAGCDTGQGWYFGRPVPPGEITRRVAAQRR